A single region of the Actinomycetota bacterium genome encodes:
- a CDS encoding FG-GAP-like repeat-containing protein, protein MRVRVVLVVLAIIGSLFGAAHAENTFPLGPPNDPLYDQAEEAPEQYGVNSEQWYLYSFMPKGAPLAKDPENAAGMSVDRAWRDFSIGTPDTVIAYVEGGINWHADNVKEIADKVYLNRDELGNCMAGYQDNGDPWFNALDFPAVPEANGNGFVDAEDVIVACSNGADDDGNGYVDDISGWDFYNDQNDPGTVDSAYTHPNAQMGRAAALTNNGIGGASPCPLCTLMPIKGGAEALDRSDDLARAWIYATDQGADVVVSETAAMGYSSFLTQAAEHIAHSGSVLVESSNDFDSTDHQGGMWHPHSIPGNSVVTDIAGAPTNPLTDRSITTFRARSGFSSWGTHNMFSFSSIKGTTSEVSGVAGGVLGLVMSYGREAAAQGLIARPLTGLEAAQVLRESSSDVDDASLSWPGKPGWDVQYGYGRPNVHKALDAISRGDIPPVASIESPRWFSLFDPKQESSVEVTGVVDASRAESFRWAIEAGIGAEPESFFTLGKGVGEGAGSVSATLSMSDIPKSFWKAAFKLSKTKALESSEQFTVTLRLRAWDDEDRLGEDRRTIAVHHDPAALSGFPKRIGAGGEGQPALMDLNSDGRKEIVFADSDGVVHALDFRTGNDISGWPVKTDALAPLRGAAASGDVVVGNEPVPNSIAVGDVDGDGAVEVVATSTNGKTYVWEATGARAPGWPRALDKDVTRPAIPRPNLAFTRLPIQGAFSSPVLADLNGDSAKEIIQAGWDGFMHAWTGDGADLPGWPVKVVHPDHAAPLGRDIFVNDQKLSSTPAIANLDGAGPPEVVIRSQYFHTLDKDLQPAGVAHVYAWHANGEPVQGWPVEIDQLFVFYGSAQEFITEGASSVVAADVEGDGRDEVAVSLMFSPTWLLDGSGRTRGAYGTIPNPTADVVGGQSPLTVTERQVPVDAPVSFTTSGAFGRFGGVLSYAESASNAASTGGALLLPGGGMPIRNAMRAFDAVGGAPHPGFPAWQQGLNFLGSPAIADVTGDGKPEILGAADSSAFHAWSRLGKQAPGFPKFTSGWALWGPSVGDLNGDGLVEVVLTAREGYLFVWRTPGLTSGLEWASWRADPANTGHYSAD, encoded by the coding sequence ATGCGCGTTCGGGTGGTTCTTGTTGTTCTCGCAATCATCGGAAGTCTGTTCGGGGCGGCACACGCTGAGAACACGTTTCCCCTTGGGCCGCCGAACGACCCGCTCTACGACCAGGCGGAGGAGGCTCCCGAGCAGTACGGGGTGAATTCCGAGCAGTGGTACCTCTACTCGTTCATGCCCAAGGGCGCGCCGCTCGCGAAGGACCCGGAGAACGCGGCCGGCATGTCGGTCGATCGCGCGTGGCGCGACTTCTCGATCGGAACGCCGGATACGGTGATCGCCTACGTCGAGGGCGGGATCAACTGGCACGCCGACAACGTCAAGGAGATCGCGGACAAGGTCTACCTAAACCGCGATGAACTCGGCAACTGCATGGCTGGTTACCAGGACAACGGCGACCCGTGGTTTAACGCGCTCGACTTCCCGGCGGTCCCCGAGGCGAACGGCAACGGGTTCGTCGATGCGGAGGATGTGATCGTCGCGTGCTCGAATGGCGCAGACGACGACGGTAACGGTTACGTCGACGACATCTCCGGATGGGACTTCTACAACGACCAAAACGATCCCGGAACGGTGGACTCCGCCTACACGCACCCGAACGCTCAGATGGGGCGCGCGGCTGCATTGACGAACAACGGGATCGGCGGAGCGTCGCCGTGCCCGCTGTGCACTCTCATGCCGATCAAGGGCGGAGCCGAGGCGCTCGATCGTTCCGACGACCTGGCGCGCGCGTGGATCTACGCGACCGACCAAGGGGCCGACGTGGTGGTCTCGGAGACCGCCGCGATGGGGTATTCCTCGTTCCTCACCCAGGCCGCCGAGCACATCGCGCACTCGGGGAGCGTTCTAGTCGAGTCCTCCAACGACTTCGATTCCACCGACCACCAGGGCGGGATGTGGCATCCGCATTCGATCCCCGGGAACTCGGTGGTGACCGACATCGCGGGTGCGCCGACGAACCCTCTGACCGACCGATCGATCACGACATTCCGCGCGCGCTCGGGGTTCTCGTCGTGGGGAACCCACAACATGTTCTCGTTCTCGTCCATCAAGGGCACGACGTCGGAGGTCTCGGGTGTCGCGGGCGGCGTTCTCGGATTGGTCATGTCATACGGACGCGAAGCCGCCGCGCAGGGGCTGATCGCAAGGCCTTTGACGGGGTTGGAGGCAGCCCAGGTTCTTAGAGAGTCCTCCTCCGACGTGGACGACGCGTCGCTTTCCTGGCCGGGGAAGCCTGGGTGGGACGTGCAGTACGGCTACGGAAGGCCCAACGTTCACAAAGCTTTGGACGCGATCAGTCGTGGCGACATACCTCCGGTCGCCTCGATCGAGTCCCCACGTTGGTTCTCGTTGTTCGACCCCAAACAGGAGTCGAGTGTGGAAGTGACCGGCGTCGTGGATGCAAGCCGGGCGGAGTCCTTCCGGTGGGCCATCGAGGCAGGAATCGGCGCGGAGCCCGAATCCTTCTTCACGCTCGGCAAGGGCGTCGGCGAGGGCGCGGGATCTGTGAGCGCGACGCTGTCGATGTCGGACATCCCGAAGTCGTTCTGGAAGGCCGCATTCAAGCTCTCGAAGACCAAGGCGCTCGAGTCCAGCGAGCAGTTCACCGTGACGCTGAGGTTGCGCGCCTGGGACGATGAAGATCGTCTCGGAGAGGACCGCAGAACGATCGCGGTGCACCACGACCCGGCCGCGCTGTCGGGGTTCCCGAAGCGCATCGGTGCGGGCGGCGAAGGGCAGCCGGCGTTGATGGACTTGAACAGCGATGGCCGCAAGGAGATCGTGTTCGCCGACAGTGACGGCGTTGTGCACGCGCTGGACTTCCGCACCGGGAATGACATCAGCGGTTGGCCGGTCAAGACCGATGCGCTTGCTCCACTGAGAGGCGCAGCCGCGTCCGGGGACGTTGTCGTCGGCAACGAGCCGGTGCCGAACAGCATCGCCGTCGGGGACGTGGACGGCGATGGAGCCGTCGAAGTCGTGGCGACGTCGACGAACGGCAAGACGTATGTCTGGGAGGCGACGGGCGCGCGCGCGCCCGGTTGGCCTCGTGCGCTCGACAAAGATGTCACCAGGCCGGCAATACCTCGCCCGAACCTTGCCTTCACGCGCTTGCCGATACAGGGAGCGTTCTCCTCTCCGGTACTCGCGGACCTGAACGGCGATTCCGCGAAGGAGATCATCCAGGCCGGGTGGGACGGCTTTATGCACGCATGGACGGGCGACGGCGCCGATCTGCCGGGCTGGCCGGTCAAGGTCGTGCACCCCGATCACGCGGCACCTCTCGGGCGAGACATCTTCGTGAACGATCAGAAGCTCAGCTCGACTCCTGCGATCGCGAATCTCGACGGAGCCGGTCCGCCCGAGGTCGTGATTCGGAGCCAGTATTTCCACACGCTCGACAAGGACCTGCAGCCGGCCGGGGTCGCGCACGTGTACGCATGGCACGCGAACGGAGAGCCGGTGCAAGGGTGGCCAGTGGAGATCGACCAGCTCTTTGTCTTCTACGGAAGCGCGCAGGAGTTCATCACCGAAGGCGCCTCCTCGGTGGTGGCCGCCGACGTTGAAGGAGACGGCCGGGACGAAGTCGCGGTGAGCTTGATGTTTTCGCCGACCTGGCTGTTGGACGGTTCCGGTAGGACTCGCGGCGCGTACGGGACGATTCCGAATCCGACGGCCGACGTGGTCGGAGGGCAGTCGCCGCTTACGGTTACAGAGCGCCAGGTGCCGGTGGACGCACCGGTTTCCTTCACGACGAGCGGAGCCTTTGGACGCTTCGGCGGAGTGCTCTCCTATGCGGAGTCGGCGAGCAATGCCGCGTCCACGGGCGGCGCGCTTTTGCTTCCCGGCGGCGGCATGCCGATTCGCAACGCGATGCGCGCGTTCGATGCCGTCGGCGGTGCGCCGCATCCCGGGTTCCCAGCGTGGCAGCAGGGCTTGAACTTCCTCGGCTCACCGGCGATCGCGGATGTGACCGGCGACGGGAAACCCGAGATCCTCGGCGCCGCCGACAGCAGCGCGTTTCACGCGTGGAGCCGGCTGGGCAAGCAGGCGCCCGGGTTCCCGAAGTTCACGTCGGGGTGGGCGTTGTGGGGCCCGTCGGTCGGCGACTTGAACGGCGACGGACTCGTGGAAGTCGTTCTCACCGCGCGCGAAGGCTACTTGTTTGTCTGGAGAACGCCGGGGCTCACGAGCGGACTTGAGTGGGCGAGCTGGCGCGCGGACCCGGCGAACACGGGGCACTACTCCGCAGACTGA